In Paludisphaera rhizosphaerae, one DNA window encodes the following:
- the sucC gene encoding ADP-forming succinate--CoA ligase subunit beta, translated as MKVHEYQAKELLAKAGVAVPAGIVVSTPAEAAKAYEELGGGLVVVKAQVHAGGRGKGVAIGPEVDRAEALAIASGQKPRPDGMAKGVQLVKSAADAEKAAASLLGKTLVTYQTGAEGQKIKKVLVTVGHDIARELYLGLAIDRNHKRPVVMASTEGGVEIEKVAEETPEKIVREPVDVGLGLLDFQARKICKALGLTGATAKNGAVFLKNFVKFFIDSDASLAEINPLIVTDKGEVLALDCKLNFDDNASFRHKDYAALIDEDEEDPAELRAGRSGLSYVSLDGDIACLVNGAGLAMSTMDLIKYHGGEPANFLDVGGGAAKDQVLEAFRILLSSDKVNAVLVNIFGGIMQCDIIAAALLAAYDEIDFRVPLVVRLEGTNSDLGKEMLEKSGRKIITADGLTDAAQKVVAAAKKQAG; from the coding sequence ATGAAGGTTCACGAGTATCAGGCCAAGGAGCTTCTCGCCAAGGCCGGTGTCGCCGTGCCGGCGGGCATCGTGGTTTCGACGCCCGCGGAGGCCGCCAAGGCCTATGAGGAGCTAGGCGGCGGGCTGGTCGTGGTGAAGGCCCAGGTTCACGCCGGCGGCCGAGGCAAGGGCGTCGCCATCGGCCCCGAGGTCGACCGCGCCGAGGCCCTGGCGATCGCCAGCGGCCAGAAGCCTCGTCCCGATGGGATGGCCAAGGGCGTCCAACTCGTCAAGTCGGCCGCCGACGCCGAGAAGGCCGCCGCGAGCCTGCTGGGCAAGACACTGGTGACCTACCAGACCGGCGCCGAGGGCCAGAAGATCAAGAAGGTCCTCGTCACGGTCGGCCACGACATCGCCCGTGAGCTTTATCTCGGCCTGGCGATCGACCGCAACCACAAGCGGCCCGTCGTCATGGCGTCCACCGAGGGCGGCGTCGAGATCGAGAAGGTCGCCGAGGAGACCCCGGAGAAGATCGTCCGCGAGCCCGTCGACGTCGGCCTCGGCCTGCTCGACTTCCAGGCCCGCAAGATCTGCAAGGCCCTCGGGCTGACCGGGGCGACGGCCAAGAACGGGGCCGTCTTCCTCAAGAACTTCGTCAAGTTCTTCATCGACTCCGACGCCTCGCTGGCCGAGATCAACCCCCTGATCGTCACCGATAAGGGTGAGGTCCTGGCGCTCGACTGCAAGCTGAACTTCGACGACAACGCCTCGTTCCGCCACAAGGATTACGCGGCCCTGATCGACGAGGACGAGGAAGATCCCGCCGAGCTTCGCGCCGGTCGTTCGGGCCTCTCGTACGTGAGCCTCGACGGCGACATCGCCTGCCTGGTCAACGGCGCCGGCCTGGCCATGAGCACGATGGACCTGATCAAGTACCACGGCGGCGAGCCGGCCAACTTCCTGGACGTCGGCGGCGGCGCCGCGAAGGACCAGGTGCTGGAGGCCTTCCGCATCCTGCTCTCGTCCGACAAGGTCAACGCGGTCCTGGTCAACATCTTCGGCGGCATCATGCAGTGCGACATCATCGCCGCCGCCCTCCTGGCCGCCTACGACGAGATCGACTTCCGCGTGCCGCTGGTCGTCCGCCTCGAAGGGACGAATTCCGACCTCGGCAAGGAGATGCTGGAGAAGTCCGGCCGCAAGATCATCACCGCTGACGGGCTCACCGACGCCGCCCAGAAGGTCGTCGCTGCGGCGAAGAAGCAGGCTGGCTGA
- a CDS encoding NYN domain-containing protein: MRWLIDGYNVMHVAGIAESGMGRERFRKARRRFLDQIAQAMGDMTGETTVVFDANKPPADFPIESNYRGMTIVFALADASADARIERILAKHSTPKALTVVSSDREVRQSATRRKARAMKADEFLDRLPTLAYERRLPLNSGPDPEAARHAPALDDAERAYWQQVFGAVDAPEPNPTGSSKKSSTSNGAPPAPDRRRVERPRDLDVRDVPDLRSAMLTDADIAAIRREVDMEG; encoded by the coding sequence ATGCGCTGGCTCATCGACGGCTACAATGTGATGCACGTCGCGGGGATCGCCGAGAGCGGCATGGGGCGCGAGCGCTTCCGCAAGGCTCGGCGACGGTTCCTCGACCAGATCGCCCAGGCGATGGGGGATATGACAGGTGAGACCACCGTCGTCTTCGACGCCAACAAGCCACCGGCCGACTTCCCGATCGAGTCGAACTATCGAGGGATGACGATCGTCTTCGCCCTCGCCGACGCCAGCGCGGACGCCCGGATCGAACGGATTCTCGCCAAACACTCGACTCCCAAGGCCCTCACGGTCGTCTCCAGCGACCGTGAGGTTCGGCAGTCCGCCACCCGCCGTAAGGCCCGAGCGATGAAGGCGGACGAGTTCCTGGATCGCCTGCCGACCCTCGCCTACGAACGTCGCCTCCCTCTGAATTCCGGCCCCGACCCGGAGGCCGCGCGTCACGCACCGGCCCTCGACGACGCCGAGCGGGCCTACTGGCAGCAGGTTTTCGGGGCCGTCGACGCCCCCGAGCCCAATCCGACGGGCTCGTCGAAGAAGTCTTCCACGTCGAACGGGGCTCCCCCCGCGCCGGACCGTCGACGGGTTGAACGCCCGCGCGACCTGGACGTGCGCGACGTACCGGACCTCCGATCCGCGATGCTTACCGACGCCGATATCGCAGCCATCCGCCGTGAAGTCGACATGGAAGGATGA
- a CDS encoding peptidoglycan recognition protein family protein — MATSRQAPIVLRAQRACLAAAAVGMLLTAGCNHRRSVLRPVMAAPRAVVAPSPCTSCNGAGGGCSSCGGTGSTVVEPGSTVIQGSSTRSGEPVISTPSGALDSSVDPSPPSPASTSRRTPSTSSERQPTAAPEPLLDDIPAATSSSRSRSLRPPIDSKAKSSVPDLAAPASSPTSMGSGGNSLRTTSTAGVVRRTSTSDALAGYFVNDEVNDLYFPNKVDRPWKYVVVHHSATETGSYSDIDAEHRKLLGLDGCGYHFVIGNGTGSGDGQIEVSQRWINQKHGVHCRNAKRADMDEYGIGICLIGDFEKAPPTPRQTAALKSLVAYLSERYKIDQDRLETHSHMAATPTVCPGKHFPTDALVVAPRPAAAQADARPTPTAATRRAVPTAWRLQDSEVEVPRLVPPAR; from the coding sequence ATGGCCACCAGTAGACAGGCCCCGATCGTTCTGCGCGCCCAGCGGGCGTGCCTCGCGGCCGCGGCCGTCGGCATGCTGCTGACGGCGGGCTGCAATCACAGGCGTTCCGTTCTGCGACCCGTCATGGCCGCCCCCCGCGCGGTCGTGGCCCCCAGCCCTTGCACGAGTTGCAACGGCGCCGGCGGCGGTTGCTCAAGCTGCGGCGGCACGGGATCGACCGTCGTTGAACCGGGCTCGACCGTGATTCAGGGAAGTTCGACCCGAAGCGGCGAACCGGTCATCAGCACCCCCAGCGGGGCTCTCGACTCGTCCGTAGACCCCTCACCCCCGTCCCCGGCGTCGACGTCCCGCCGTACGCCGAGCACGAGCAGCGAGCGGCAGCCGACAGCGGCCCCTGAGCCCTTGCTCGACGACATCCCGGCCGCCACGAGCAGCAGCCGCTCGCGCAGCCTCCGGCCGCCGATCGATTCCAAGGCCAAGTCGTCCGTCCCCGATCTCGCCGCCCCGGCCTCCAGCCCGACGAGCATGGGGAGCGGCGGCAACAGCCTGCGGACGACCTCCACGGCCGGCGTGGTCCGTCGCACCAGCACGTCCGACGCCCTGGCGGGTTACTTCGTCAACGACGAGGTCAACGACCTTTACTTCCCCAACAAGGTCGACCGCCCCTGGAAGTACGTCGTCGTCCACCACAGCGCGACGGAAACGGGGTCGTACTCCGACATCGACGCCGAGCACCGCAAGCTGCTGGGGCTGGACGGCTGCGGCTACCACTTCGTGATCGGAAACGGCACCGGCAGCGGCGATGGTCAGATCGAAGTCTCCCAGCGCTGGATCAACCAGAAGCACGGGGTCCACTGCCGCAACGCGAAGCGGGCCGACATGGACGAATACGGCATCGGCATCTGCCTGATCGGCGACTTCGAGAAGGCCCCGCCGACGCCCCGTCAGACGGCCGCCCTCAAGTCGCTCGTGGCCTACCTGAGCGAACGCTACAAGATCGACCAGGATCGGCTGGAGACGCACTCGCACATGGCCGCCACGCCGACCGTTTGCCCGGGCAAGCACTTCCCGACCGACGCGCTGGTCGTCGCCCCTCGGCCGGCCGCCGCCCAGGCCGACGCCCGTCCGACCCCGACCGCCGCCACGCGCCGAGCCGTGCCGACCGCCTGGCGTTTGCAGGACAGCGAGGTTGAAGTTCCCCGCCTGGTCCCGCCTGCCCGCTGA
- a CDS encoding NUDIX domain-containing protein gives MSGHENPWRTVSSRRVYENPWIKVREDQVIRPDGQPGIYGVVEFQNRAVGVLPVEDDGSVWLVGQHRYPLNVYSWEMPEGGCPAGESPEEAVLRELKEETGITCNRLELVSTCHLSNSVSDEVAYIYRATGLTHGESQPEGSERLDVRRVSWEEAWRRYREGEITDSMTVVAILEEAVRRLEGER, from the coding sequence TTGAGCGGCCACGAGAATCCCTGGAGAACCGTCTCCAGCCGTCGGGTCTACGAGAACCCCTGGATCAAGGTCCGCGAGGATCAGGTGATCCGGCCCGACGGTCAGCCAGGGATTTACGGCGTCGTCGAGTTCCAGAACCGCGCCGTGGGCGTTCTCCCCGTTGAGGACGACGGTTCGGTCTGGCTCGTCGGCCAGCATCGCTATCCACTCAACGTTTACTCGTGGGAGATGCCTGAAGGGGGCTGCCCCGCTGGCGAATCCCCCGAGGAGGCGGTCCTGCGCGAGTTGAAGGAAGAGACCGGGATCACCTGCAACCGGCTGGAACTGGTCTCAACCTGTCATCTCTCCAACTCCGTCAGCGACGAGGTCGCCTACATCTACCGGGCGACCGGTCTGACCCACGGTGAGAGCCAGCCCGAAGGCAGCGAGCGGCTGGACGTGCGCCGGGTCTCCTGGGAAGAGGCCTGGCGAAGATACCGGGAAGGCGAGATCACGGACTCGATGACCGTCGTCGCCATCCTGGAAGAGGCGGTCAGACGCCTCGAAGGGGAGAGATAA
- the sucD gene encoding succinate--CoA ligase subunit alpha, with the protein MSILVGKNTRLICQGITGKSGAFHSEKCKEYGTNLVGGVTPGRGGETALGVPVFDTCKEAVAATGANATMIFVPPPGAADAIVEAADAGIPVIIAITEGIPVLDMAKAVEYLKLYHPEARLIGPNCPGVITPGECKIGIMPGYIHKPGRIGVVSRSGTLTYEAVWQLTQLGIGQSTCVGIGGDPVNGTSFVDVLKMFEADPDTDAVLMMGEIGGNAEEEAAAYKASGKFTKPLAAFIAGQTAPPGKRMGHAGAIISGGSGKASDKIAALEGAGIRVAKSPADMGLVLKQTIGA; encoded by the coding sequence ATGAGCATTCTGGTCGGCAAGAACACTCGCCTCATCTGCCAGGGAATCACCGGCAAATCGGGCGCGTTCCACTCGGAGAAGTGCAAGGAGTACGGCACGAACCTCGTCGGCGGCGTCACCCCCGGCCGCGGCGGCGAGACCGCCCTCGGCGTGCCCGTTTTTGACACGTGCAAGGAGGCCGTCGCGGCCACCGGCGCGAACGCCACGATGATCTTCGTCCCGCCCCCGGGCGCGGCCGACGCCATCGTGGAAGCCGCCGACGCCGGCATCCCCGTGATCATCGCCATCACCGAGGGCATCCCCGTCCTCGACATGGCCAAGGCCGTCGAGTACCTCAAGCTCTACCACCCCGAGGCTCGGCTGATCGGCCCGAATTGCCCGGGGGTCATTACTCCGGGCGAGTGCAAGATCGGCATCATGCCCGGCTATATCCACAAGCCGGGTCGAATCGGCGTCGTCAGCCGCTCGGGCACCTTGACCTATGAGGCCGTCTGGCAGCTCACGCAGCTCGGCATCGGCCAGAGCACCTGCGTCGGCATCGGCGGCGACCCGGTCAACGGCACGAGCTTCGTCGACGTTCTCAAAATGTTCGAGGCCGACCCGGACACCGACGCCGTCCTGATGATGGGCGAGATCGGCGGCAACGCCGAGGAAGAGGCGGCCGCGTACAAGGCCTCCGGCAAGTTCACCAAGCCGCTGGCCGCGTTCATCGCCGGCCAGACCGCTCCTCCGGGCAAGCGCATGGGCCACGCCGGCGCAATCATCTCCGGCGGATCGGGCAAGGCGTCCGACAAGATCGCCGCCCTGGAAGGGGCGGGGATCCGCGTGGCCAAGAGCCCGGCCGACATGGGCCTGGTCCTCAAGCAGACCATCGGCGCTTGA